The following proteins are encoded in a genomic region of Huiozyma naganishii CBS 8797 chromosome 9, complete genome:
- the AQR1 gene encoding Aqr1p (similar to Saccharomyces cerevisiae AQR1 (YNL065W) and QDR1 (YIL120W); ancestral locus Anc_2.242), whose product MLVMEGNSQAQRDSDSVSEVHSDSPASFDLAPRHYYHKSDEYADEYPAGVPSSLGSLQQAVSRTRTKEIGSDSGDESGSPSGIKQDGHESEDEGQPEEVSTAPYTLLSYSQKWGMVAVLTMCGFWSSLGSPIYYPALRQLEKEFHLNESQVNVTVVVYLLFQGIAPTFSGGLADRYGRRPIILGGMLVYVVASIGLARAPSYGVIVFLRIVQSIGISPTIAISSGVVSDYTLKRERGTFVGATSGFVLIGQGIGPLLGAVIAARWDWRAIFWFLVIGCGTSMLIAFFLLPETKRTIVGNLSIEPKKLINKNPLFLLPGVRRRFKYDNPDYETLDPTIPELDLVSAFKITARPEIFLSLFPAGMQFAMWTLMLSCIASQLSIAPYNYHLTIVGVCYLPAGIGGLCGSFFTGRIIDLYYRRVVRKFQQDKAEGKIPENQVFNIFRVRLMCVLPQNFIAVVSFLLFGWSVDKGWKIPAALITSCVSSYCAMSTLSTMTTLLVDLYPKKSSTASSCFNFVRCSLSSIFMGCLAKMKTSMTVGGTFSFLSGLLLCANFLTFIPMMYGLKWKMSREAKDEDARQVRQEKEEIHYPVQDMKSTMK is encoded by the coding sequence ATGCTTGTGATGGAGGGCAATTCGCAGGCTCAGAGGGACTCGGATTCCGTGTCAGAGGTCCACTCTGACTCGCCAGCGTCGTTCGACCTCGCACCGAGGCATTACTACCACAAGAGCGACGAGTACGCGGATGAGTACCCTGCTGGGGTGCCATCCTCGCTGGGATCGCTGCAACAAGCCGTGTCGAGGACGCGTACGAAAGAGATCGGCAGCGATAGTGGGGACGAGTCAGGGTCCCCCAGTGGGATCAAACAGGATGGCCACGAGTCTGAGGACGAGGGACAGCCAGAGGAGGTGTCCACGGCACCATACACGCTTCTATCGTACTCGCAGAAGTGGGGGATGGTTGCAGTGCTCACGATGTGCGGGTTCTGGTCCTCGCTCGGTTCACCCATTTACTACCCTGCGCTGAGACAGCTCGAGAAGGAGTTCCATTTGAACGAGAGTCAAGTTAACGTCACCGTTGTCGTGTACTTGCTCTTCCAGGGGATCGCGCCGACTTTTTCCGGTGGGTTAGCGGACAGGTACGGCCGGAGACCCATCATCTTGGGTGGCATGCTTGTCTACGTCGTCGCGTCCATCGGGCTCGCAAGAGCGCCTTCCTACGGTGTCATTGTCTTCCTCAGAATCGTCCAGAGTATAGGGATCTCCCCGACAATCGCCATCAGTTCAGGTGTAGTCAGCGACTACACCCTCAAGAGGGAAAGAGGTACTTTCGTCGGGGCCACTTCCGGATTCGTGCTCATTGGACAGGGGATTGGACCCTTACTGGGGGCAGTCATCGCTGCTCGTTGGGACTGGAGAGCTATCTTCTGGTTTCTAGTTATAGGCTGCGGTACCTCAATGCTCATTGCGTTTTTCCTACTACCGGAGACAAAGAGAACCATCGTTGGGAATCTGTCCATCGAACCTAAAAAACTgatcaacaagaacccACTGTTCCTTCTTCCTGGCGTGAGACGCAGGTTCAAATACGACAACCCGGATTACGAGACATTGGACCCGACGATCCCGGAACTGGACCTTGTTTCCGCGTTCAAGATCACCGCAAGACCAGAGATCTTCCTCTCGTTGTTCCCCGCGGGGATGCAGTTCGCCATGTGGACGCTTATGCTTTCGTGTATCGCGTCGCAACTGTCCATCGCGCCTTACAACTACCACCTAACGATTGTCGGTGTCTGCTACCTCCCAGCCGGGATCGGTGGTCTATGTGGGTCCTTCTTCACGGGTAGGATCATCGACCTGTACTACCGGAGAGTGGTACGCAAGTTCCAACAGGATAAAGCGGAGGGGAAGATCCCTGAGAACCAAGTGTTCAACATCTTTAGAGTGCGGCTCATGTGTGTACTCCCCCAAAACTTCATCGCCGTGGTTTCGTTCTTGCTGTTTGGGTGGTCTGTGGATAAGGGGTGGAAGATCCCCGCTGCGTTGATCACGTCGTGTGTAAGCTCGTACTGTGCGATGAGCACGCTGTCCACGATGACCACATTGCTTGTTGATTTGTACCCTAAGAAATCGTCCACTGCAAGTTCATGTTTCAACTTCGTGAGGTGTTCACTGTCGTCGATCTTCATGGGGTGTCTTGCGAAGATGAAGACATCGATGACTGTGGGTGGCACTTTCTCCTTCCTTTCGGGGTTACTCCTTTGTGCTAATTTCCTTACATTCATCCCCATGATGTACGGTTTGAAATGGAAGATGAGCCGTGAGGCGAAAGACGAGGATGCCAGACAGGTCAGAcaggagaaggaggagatACACTACCCAGTTCAAGACATGAAATCAACCATGAAGTGA
- the PHO23 gene encoding Pho23p (similar to Saccharomyces cerevisiae PHO23 (YNL097C); ancestral locus Anc_2.183) has product MGVARTQGVHGTGFEAGAVQDLRGYERYTRARSLLPLLTTPHTMTTPANLYPGLNDLADVLEEYPVEVSKYLTLLHEIDAKCVHSMPALIDQIDKFLDGDGQSPAGGDPGSHHAGPLGINALFEELMPSLEEKMHVSSIMVEALGKLSRRLELAYEVALQNEEVPAQLRLGAGNHPAMHLHHELMSKVELNRPGKSTQALRSESRREAMAANKKATPAGAAAAPGDYAEVDSMARHDPPVDDTGAPKRKRKRVGLTTVAPAEATAVTPAVATAVVTTAATHVPTKVYRNSAGERTNEYGEPVYCYCNQVAYGEMVGCDGEHCELEWFHLPCIGLETLPRGKWYCEECSAKR; this is encoded by the coding sequence ATGGGGGTTGCCCGGACACAGGGCGTTCACGGCACGGGATTCGAAGCCGGTGCAGTGCAAGACCTTAGAGGGTATGAAAGATATACAAGAGCACGCTCACTGTTACCACTACTGACGACCCCCCATACGATGACCACACCGGCGAACCTGTACCCTGGACTGAACGATCTGGCGGATGTGCTGGAGGAGTACCCTGTCGAGGTGTCGAAGTACCTTACGTTGCTGCACGAGATCGATGCGAAGTGCGTTCACTCCATGCCCGCTTTGATCGACCAGATTGACAAGTTCTTGGACGGAGACGGGCAGAGCCCCGCGGGGGGAGACCCTGGAAGCCACCACGCTGGCCCCCTGGGGATCAACGCGCTGTTTGAGGAACTGATGCCCTCgctggaggagaagatgcACGTGTCGTCGATCATGGTGGAGGCGCTCGGGAAGTTGAGCCGTCGGCTTGAGCTCGCCTATGAAGTGGCGTTGCAGAACGAGGAGGTCCCCGCGCAACTGCGCTTGGGGGCAGGGAACCACCCGGCGATGCACTTGCATCACGAACTCATGAGCAAAGTGGAGCTCAACAGGCCGGGCAAATCCACACAGGCCCTCCGCAGCGAGTCCCGGAGAGAGGCCATGGCTGCGAACAAGAAGGCTACACCGGCAGGCGCAGCGGCTGCACCTGGGGATTACGCGGAGGTGGATTCGATGGCGAGGCACGACCCGCCGGTCGATGACACGGGTGCACCCAAACgcaagagaaagagagttGGTCTGACGACAGTGGCACCCGCAGAGGCGACGGCAGTGACCCCTGCAGTGGCCACGGCTGTGGTCACAACTGCTGCTACCCATGTCCCTACAAAAGTGTACCGCAACAGCGCTGGCGAGCGCACGAACGAGTACGGCGAGCCCGTGTACTGCTACTGCAACCAGGTCGCGTACGGCGAGATGGTCGGCTGCGACGGCGAGCACTGCGAGCTCGAGTGGTTCCACCTGCCGTGCATCGGCCTCGAGACGCTGCCCCGGGGCAAGTGGTATTGTGAAGAATGCAGTGCAAAACGCTAA
- the RAS2 gene encoding Ras family GTPase RAS2 (similar to Saccharomyces cerevisiae RAS2 (YNL098C) and RAS1 (YOR101W); ancestral locus Anc_2.182), producing MVNKAGGKNSVREYNLVVVGGGGVGKSALTIKLTQSRFVDEYDPTIEDSYRKQVVLDNEVTIIDILDTAGQEEYSAMREQYMRTGEGFLLVYSSTSKNSFDELITYYHQILRVKDTDYVPIVVVGNKIDLSGERQVPFDSGLKLANEMSAPFLETSAKEGVNVEEAFYTLVRLVRDNGGDYNRENTAAQLGENDTEQQQQQHPDHTKTHGGTKLNSTITRSISQDETTQMQTQGQRNDPVAGVSVTPAFPSHENQQHKKTVPLADNNSTHTPQQGAQPSQQNRTKEQRRAQSAAQTGNSAQATAQHSEDSKESGCCVIS from the coding sequence ATGGTTAACAAAGCAGGCGGGAAGAACAGCGTGAGGGAGTACAATCTTGTggttgttggtggtgggGGTGTTGGGAAGTCCGCGCTGACGATCAAGCTGACGCAGTCGCGGTTTGTCGACGAGTACGACCCGACCATCGAGGACTCGTATCGGAAGCAGGTGGTTCTCGACAACGAGGTCACGATCATAGATATTCTAGACACTGCCGGCCAGGAAGAATACTCTGCGATGCGCGAGCAGTACATGCGCACTGGCGAGGGGTTCCTGCTCGTGTACTCCTCTACGtcgaagaactcgttcGACGAGCTCATCACATACTACCACCAGATCCTGAGGGTCAAGGACACGGACTACGTCCCgatcgtcgtcgtcggGAACAAGATCGATCTTTCTGGGGAGAGACAAGTGCCCTTCGACAGCGGGCTCAAGTTGGCAAACGAAATGAGCGCACCGTTCCTAGAGACCTCTGCAAAGGAGGGGGTCAACGTCGAGGAGGCCTTTTACACGCTCGTCAGACTTGTACGTGACAATGGTGGAGACTACAACCGGGAAAACACGGCAGCGCAACTGGGGGAGAACGATACagagcaacaacaacaacaacacccAGATCACACGAAGACGCATGGAGGCACCAAATTGAACTCGACGATCACCCGCTCGATCAGTCAGGACGAGACCACACAGATGCAAACGCAGGGGCAACGAAACGATCCTGTGGCAGGTGTCTCCGTGACACCGGCGTTCCCCTCCCATGAGAACCAGCAGCACAAGAAGACGGTACCACTGGCagacaacaacagcacaCATACACCACAACAGGGCGCACAGCCGTCGCAACAGAACAGGACGAAGGAGCAAAGAAGGGCACAGTCCGCTGCACAGACGGGAAATTCTGCACAGGCGACAGCACAACACAGTGAGGATTCCAAGGAAAGCGGCTGCTGCGTCATCTCCTAG
- the OST2 gene encoding dolichyl-diphosphooligosaccharide-protein glycotransferase (similar to Saccharomyces cerevisiae OST2 (YOR103C); ancestral locus Anc_2.181) has translation MAKSITVKKGAVASGSSSSVEGGAALAGTISRDFKEAFRLSLADYGKQWRADRRLRALDLFALALVVLGAVQLLFVALIRDNFPFNAFLAGFIVCVGQFVLLMCLRLQLVAPLEGVSRGRALGEFSIASLVLHFVCLHFIN, from the coding sequence ATGGCGAAGAGTATCACGGTGAAGAAGGGTGCCGTCGCTTCTGGCAGCTCTAGCAGTGTCGAGGGCGGTGCAGCGCTCGCGGGCACGATCAGCAGggatttcaaagaggcGTTCCGCCTGTCGCTGGCCGACTACGGGAAGCAGTGGCGTGCAGACCGCCGGCTGCGTGCGCTGGATCTGTTTGCCCTAGCGCTCGTTGTGCTTGGGGCAGTGCAATTGCTGTTTGTCGCTCTCATTAGGGACAACTTCCCCTTCAACGCGTTTCTCGCTGGGTTTATCGTGTGCGTGGGCCAGTTCGTGCTGCTCATGTGTCTCAGGCTGCAACTTGTGGCACCACTGGAGGGGGTGTCTAGGGGCAGAGCCCTGGGGGAGTTCTCGATTGCGTCGCTCGTGTTGCACTTCGTGTGTTTGCACTTCATCAATTGA
- the OCA1 gene encoding putative tyrosine protein phosphatase OCA1 (similar to Saccharomyces cerevisiae OCA1 (YNL099C); ancestral locus Anc_2.180), with protein sequence MNSVIGTLEKSRLEDDDVDDVEDEEEEDDNNAYINEETEIGAEQVLISHAPAERIVPPLNFCPVERFLYRSGQPSPVNFPFLLNLNLKTIIWLANEEPQDNFIEFCDANQIGLQFAAINPDGGEDDNPWDGLTEHSIINALKTIVCDEHYPLLVCCGMGRHRTGTVVGCLRRIMGWNLASVSEEYRRFTGSRGGRSSSSCSSRPSTRTWLQLTGTEHPSGCSRRCDKYQ encoded by the coding sequence ATGAACAGTGTTATCGGTACTCTGGAGAAATCCCGACtggaggacgacgacgtcgaTGATGTagaggacgaagaggaggaggacgacaaCAATGCGTacatcaacgaggagaCGGAGATCGGCGCAGAGCAGGTGCTCATCTCGCACGCACCAGCGGAACGAATCGTCCCGCCGCTGAACTTCTGCCCTGTCGAGCGGTTCCTGTACCGGTCAGGACAGCCCTCTCCCGTGAACTTCCCCTTCCTGCTGAACTTGAACCTCAAGACGATCATCTGGCTCGCGAACGAGGAACCACAGGACAACTTCATCGAGTTCTGCGATGCGAACCAGATTGGTCTGCAGTTCGCAGCGATCAACCCGGACGGCGGGGAGGACGACAACCCATGGGACGGACTCACGGAACACTCCATCATCAACGCACTCAAGACCATTGTCTGCGACGAGCACTACCCGCTGCTCGTCTGCTGTGGGATGGGCAGACACAGGACGGGCACCGTCGTTGGATGCCTCCGCAGGATCATGGGGTGGAACTTGGCGAGTGTCTCCGAGGAGTACAGACGGTTCACGGGCAGCAGGGGGGGCCGATCCTCGTCGAGCTGCTCATCGAGGCCTTCGACACGAACCTGGTTGCAATTGACAGGGACAGAGCACCCAAGTGGCTGCTCACGGCGATGTGACAAGTACCAATAG
- the MIC27 gene encoding Mic27p (similar to Saccharomyces cerevisiae YNL100W; ancestral locus Anc_2.178) yields MTTMVSTLHDVYKEPELRVGDGRPLVWRLLMNTPRLSVTVLENGNLIMDYTPVSDWVRARRVSLCSLYMSAVASVDAFKAARRRELQQSAVYLRENIFTDHRENSELLVPGAVLAAGAFLVGTIVSNGRNWRGARSNGPAVQHLLGGLTTSFPSKVVTPLVLASVVLSQWVPTTWRNFVAVLQRDVLPQEFTAQWDSLYRRVYVEGVLQRSGQLRSLLQETLPELCGRYRRLLLERAGML; encoded by the coding sequence ATGACGACGATGGTATCTACACTGCACGACGTTTACAAGGAACCCGAGTTGCGTGTTGGTGATGGAAGACCGCTCGTTTGGCGGTTGCTGATGAACACGCCGCGTTTATCTGTCACAGTGCTGGAGAACGGTAACCTCATCATGGACTACACACCTGTCAGCGATTGGGTCCGTGCTCGGAGGGTGTCGCTGTGTTCCCTGTACATGTCTGCTGTGGCGAGTGTTGATGCGTTCAAGGCCGCTCGGCGTCGGGAACTTCAGCAGAGCGCAGTGTACTTGCGGGAGAACATCTTCACCGACCATAGGGAGAACAGCGAGTTGCTCGTCCCCGGTGCGGTGCTTGCTGCTGGTGCATTCCTCGTGGGGACGATCGTGAGCAACGGTCGGAACTGGCGTGGTGCCCGCAGCAATGGCCCTGCGGTACAGCACCTTTTGGGAGGACTGACGACGAGTTTCCCCTCGAAAGTGGTCACTCCCTTGGTGCTTGCCAGCGTGGTGCTCTCCCAGTGGGTGCCGACGACGTGGCGCAACTTTGTTGCTGTGCTGCAGCGGGATGTCCTCCCCCAGGAGTTCACTGCACAGTGGGACTCTTTGTACCGGAGAGTATACGTTGAGggagttcttcaaaggagCGGCCAGTTGCGCAGCCTGCTGCAGGAGACACTCCCAGAACTCTGTGGCCGCTACAGACGGTTACTTCTCGAGCGTGCGGGGATGCTGTAA
- the AVT4 gene encoding Avt4p (similar to Saccharomyces cerevisiae AVT4 (YNL101W); ancestral locus Anc_2.177) — protein MVEATPLSYQDPRADKSSLTGNSNLVSSSVRSSNINIPNGSRRRPSAIIRQSLASRRGSILRASVTSGDQNILDSVSGRSFQASTMVNMRSPNFRTQDENDENEIINSVRENYLNPSSSIALETSDRGNDLQRPVPDVNSLTPSSSADPHLSKAGGDITRDIYRLTANSTKSGDTKVPQTMEDVEFTAERKRRQSAASGINVPGGFRREYIVNKLRNDQSQRSYGSGLTKQRSHPSRELTPVSLESNTHSDAMDNVPFLTRNFLEFLYIYGNFAGESFDDDFYSDDQDGPLRASINEDNPLLPVASVKALVSEVRGTASTGKVFLLLLKSFIGTGVLFLPSGFANGGLLFSIAMLVFFGVYSYWCYYILIESKIATKVKSFGDIGLKLYGPWLKFVILFAIVSTQVGFSGAYMIFTAKNLSAFVENVFHVSDINLPMIMLFQLVVYVPLSFVRNISKLSLPSLVANFFIMAGLVIVLFFTAKQLFIDSGMKVAEGIIFGVNHERWSLFIGTAIFAFEGIGLIIPVQDTMRHPEKFPLVLKLVILTATCLFISVATIGYLAYGSSVQTVILLNLPQGNVFVLLIQLFYSMAIMLSTPLQLYPAIKIIENKVFPQFIKIYERDSQAQTTRVRYRPNSGKLSWRVKWLKNLVRSAIVFLVVLFAYCGIDYLDKVVAVIGSLCCLPLVYVIPPMLHLKCCTRGSTKPQGSMMLLATFDKLLIVFGTLATVYTSYQSIVAS, from the coding sequence ATGGTGGAGGCTACGCCGTTATCGTACCAAGATCCAAGGGCTGATAAGTCCTCCTTGACTGGAAATTCGAACTTGGTATCATCATCAGTTAGAAGTTCTAACATCAATATTCCGAACGGCTCGAGGAGGAGGCCGAGTGCTATCATACGACAATCCCTAGCCAGCAGGCGTGGTTCTATTTTGAGAGCATCGGTTACATCCGGTGATCAGAATATACTGGACAGTGTAAGTGGTAGAAGCTTTCAAGCGTCTACTATGGTAAATATGAGGTCCCCTAATTTTAGGACACAAGATGAGAACGATGAGAATgagatcatcaacagcGTCAGGGAGAATTACCTTAACCCGAGTTCGAGCATTGCGCTAGAAACGTCTGATAGGGGTAACGATTTGCAACGCCCAGTTCCAGATGTTAATAGTTTGACGCCCAGCTCAAGCGCAGATCCTCACTTGAGCAAAGCTGGTGGTGATATTACACGGGATATTTATAGACTTACTGCGAACTCGACTAAAAGTGGTGACACAAAAGTCCCACAAACGATGGAAGACGTTGAGTTCACTGCGGAGAGAAAGAGACGACAGTCTGCCGCCAGTGGGATCAATGTCCCCGGTGGTTTTAGAAGGGAATATATTGTCAATAAATTGAGGAACGACCAGAGTCAGCGGAGCTATGGCAGCGGATTGACGAAACAGAGGTCGCATCCATCGAGGGAGTTGACGCCCGTGTCTCTTGAATCGAATACGCACTCCGATGCAATGGACAATGTACCTTTCCTGACGCGGAACTTCTTGGAGTTCTTGTATATCTACGGTAATTTTGCCGGTGAGTCCTTCGACGACGATTTTTACTCTGATGACCAGGATGGTCCCTTGAGGGCGTCGATCAATGAGGATAACCCATTGCTACCTGTTGCAAGTGTGAAAGCACTTGTTTCTGAGGTCAGGGGCACAGCGTCAACGGGGAAAgtgtttcttttgttgcTGAAGTCGTTCATTGGGACCGGTGTTCTGTTCCTTCCAAGCGGTTTTGCCAACGGTGGGTTACTGTTCTCGATAGCGATGCTCGTATTCTTTGGCGTGTATTCGTACTGGTGCTACTACATTTTGATCGAGTCGAAAATTGCCACTAAAGTGAAGTCCTTTGGTGACATTGGGTTGAAGTTGTACGGACCTTGGTTGAAATTCGTAATATTGTTCGCCATTGTATCGACACAGGTAGGGTTTTCTGGAGCGTACATGATCTTCACAGCGAAGAATCTGTCCGCGTTTGTCGAGAACGTGTTCCACGTCTCGGACATAAACTTGCCCATGATTATGCTTTTCCAGTTGGTTGTGTACGTCCCGCTTTCGTTTGTTAGGAACATATCGAAACTGTCGCTCCCGTCGTTGGTCGCAAATTTCTTTATCATGGCAGGGCTTGTCATCGTCTTATTCTTCACGGCAAAGCAGCTGTTCATTGATTCAGGGATGAAAGTTGCAGAGGGGATCATCTTTGGGGTGAACCACGAGCGGTGGTCTCTCTTCATTGGGACAGCCATTTTTGCGTTCGAGGGGATCGGCCTGATCATCCCCGTGCAAGATACGATGAGGCACCCTGAGAAGTTCCCGCTAGTGTTAAAACTTGTGATCCTCACGGCGACCTGTCTGTTTATCTCCGTAGCAACAATCGGGTACCTAGCGTACGGTTCCTCCGTGCAGACCGTTATCCTTTTGAATCTTCCCCAGGGGAACGTCTTCGTTCTGCTCATCCAATTGTTCTATTCGATGGCAATCATGCTCTCGACACCACTGCAGCTGTACCCAGCGATCAAGATCATAGAAAACAAAGTGTTCCCGCAGTTCATCAAGATCTACGAGCGGGACTCGCAGGCGCAGACGACGCGCGTAAGGTACCGTCCGAACTCGGGCAAGCTGAGTTGGCGTGTGAAATGGCTGAAGAATCTCGTGCGGTCTGCGATCGTGTTCCTCGTGGTCCTGTTTGCGTACTGCGGGATCGATTACCTGGACAAAGTCGTCGCTGTGATCGGCTCGCTGTGCTGTCTGCCCCTGGTGTACGTGATCCCGCCGATGTTGCACCTAAAGTGCTGCACGCGGGGGTCAACGAAGCCCCAGGGGTCTATGATGCTGCTGGCCACGTTCGACAAACTACTCATCGTTTTCGGCACCCTCGCTACCGTCTACACCTCGTACCAGAGCATCGTTGCCTCCTGA